The following is a genomic window from Neochlamydia sp. AcF84.
CTAATCTTATAATTTTTTAAACATTAAGACCTTCTATTTTCATAATCTTATCCAAAAAGCTAAAGAAGGCTTTAATCATGCTTCTCTTCTTACTGGATACGCTTACTTAGGGATAATGGAATAAGAGAGGTAACTTGCCTACGAGCTAAAGATATTTTTTGGGGAATTTTATAATACGCTTTTGAGCAACTCTCTATGTAGTCATACACTTAATAAAAAGCTTGTGTTTAGGGAGAGAGTCGGCTTGGAAAAAGGTTAATTTTTTTTGGCTATGTAGACGTATTTTCTTTAGAAGGTATAATTTCTTAGACAGAGAACTGCCGGCGACAGACATTGCAAGGCCGCCCAAGATAAGAAATAAGATGGCTGAGTATCAAATTAAATAAACATATCCTGCTACTCAATCCCTAGCTACCATTCATCTTAATTTTAAAAGCCTAGGAGGACTTTATGGCTACAAACGTTCCATGGCGGCCTGTAATCTTCTCACGACGATAAGAAAAATAATCTTCCGGATGAGAAAAGTTACTTATTTGTGCAATCTGGATATGATGCTCTAAGACGCCTGCTTGCAAAAGTTGGTTTTTAGCAATCGTCCATAGATCAAAATAGCATGGACTTATTTGAAACTCCCAAAAGGGGGGAGGCAATTCTTGACGATAATGAATAAATTCAGCATCGTAAGGTCCTAAGCTAGGAGAAATACAGACATGTAAATTATCGGGAAAAGATCCATAATGGTGCTTCATAAAATTTACAGTTTTGCCATAAATATTTTGTACATTTCCCTTCCAACCCGCATGGACATTGGCGATAGCTTGTTGAACAGGATCGTAAAAAATGGTGGCCTGGCAATCTGCATGGGTAATCATCAACACTGTATCGTGCAATACAGTTGATAAAGCGTCACAGGTAGGCCTTAAACCCTTATTTTTATGAGTAATTTCTACAATTTTATCGGCGTGCTCTAATTGGCAGTCGTAAAGTTTTTTAAAAGCAAAAATCTTTTTTACTTTTTCGCGATTAAGCTTAACCTTGTTATTCTCAAGGGGGTTTTGCAAGCTAAAGCCCATATTTAAGCTTGCAAACGAATCTGCACTATATCCCCCATGGCGTAAAAGAACGCCATGAGTAAGATTTTTAAAAGGCGCTAAAAGTTCAAATTCAAGCCATGATATTCCATTGCATTCGTGACGTTGCATATGTAGAAAGCCTTTGGTTACCCGCTATATTTACATCACCAGCGCTTCTATTTCAAGATATCTGCAAAAAAACTTAAGGAGGAGAAAAAAATTAAAAAATATTATGAGCAAAAAAATCATACGACTAAAAAAAATCTTGAAAATTTTTGCTTAAAAAGCAAATTTTAAGATGATCTCTAGAAATAAATGATTTATACTTATAAAATTCCTATTCTTTACCTTGTTTAAGACTTAACTTCTTATGACTTTATTATCTCAGCTAAATGAAGAGCAACTTGGGGCAGTGAATGCTATCGAAGGCCCTATCCTGGTATTAGCAGGAGCAGGCTCGGGAAAAACACGGGTTGTTACTTCGCGTATAGCGTCTTTAATTGAAATGGGAGTCCCCACTTCTCAAATCCTAGGTTTAACTTTTACTAATAAAGCTGCTGAAGAAATGCGCGAGCGTATTCGCATCTTAGTAGGAAGGCAAGCTCCTCTTCTATGTACTTTTCATAGCTTAGGAGCCAGAATTTTACGTGAATCTATCCAAGCTTTAGGATATGAGCGTGATTTTACCATTTATGATGAAGAAGACATCCATAAAGTGCTTCAAGCCTGTTTAGCAGAATTGGAAATCAAAGATAAAAAGATGGATACTAAGATCTTTCGAGGAATGATTTCAAAAGCTAAAAATGCTTTGCAAAAGCCTGAAGATATTAAAGTCAGTTATATGTCTTCACCGGCCGAGGAATATCTTGCTCGTGTTTATTCTCTCTATCAAACTAAGTTAAAACATTACAACGCCGTAGATTTTGATGATCTTCTTTTTTTGGTAGTAAGGCTTTTTCAAGAACATCCTGATAAGCGTGAACAGTACCAGGAGCGATGGACATTTTTATCTATTGATGAGTATCAAGATACCAATGAAGCTCAATATAAAATTTTAAATTATTTAGTGCAAAAGCATGGTAATTTATTTGTGGTAGGCGACCCGGATCAATCTATCTATTCCTGGCGGGGAGCCAATATTAATAATATTTTAAATTTTGAAAAAGACTATCCTGGCGCTCAGATTTTTCGTCTCCAGCAAAATTACCGTAGTCATAGCAATATTTTAGAAGCGGCGAATGCTGTGATTGCTCATAACGCCAATCGCTACGAAAAGCAGCTATGGAGCGATTTAGGTAAAGGAGAAAAAATAAAGTTTTACGCTAGCGACACTGAGCGAGATGAAGCGGATTTTGTAGCCGATAAAATTCGCCAGCATCATGAGCAAGGCATTCCCTATAATGAAATAGTAGTGTTTTATCGCACCAATAATCAATCACGGGCTTTTGAAGATTATTTTCTATATCGCCAGATCCCTTACGTAATTGTAGGAGGTTTATCTTTTTATCAAAGACGCGAAATTAAAGATATTTTATCTTTCCTGCGTATGGTTTATTCAGGGACCGATTACATCTCCTTTTTAAGGAGCCTCAATATACCTCGCCGAGGAATAGGAGCAGCTACTTTAGAAAAAATTCGCCTGGCAGCCTCGAAAGAGCAATTATCAATTTTAGCTTATTGCGAAGCCATTGCTGAAGATAAAGTTTTACAGCATCCTATTAAGTTAGCTGCTAAGCAAAAAGAAGCTTTAAAGCAATATTTAGGGATTATCCATCACTTGCGCCAAGTGGCTAAATCGGCTTCCTTACAAGAATTAGTGCGGGCTGCCATAGATGAGACCGACTATCTTCAATATTTAGCTGAGGATCCTGAGTCCTTCGAAGATCGTAAAGGGAATTTAGATGC
Proteins encoded in this region:
- a CDS encoding polyphenol oxidase family protein; its protein translation is MQRHECNGISWLEFELLAPFKNLTHGVLLRHGGYSADSFASLNMGFSLQNPLENNKVKLNREKVKKIFAFKKLYDCQLEHADKIVEITHKNKGLRPTCDALSTVLHDTVLMITHADCQATIFYDPVQQAIANVHAGWKGNVQNIYGKTVNFMKHHYGSFPDNLHVCISPSLGPYDAEFIHYRQELPPPFWEFQISPCYFDLWTIAKNQLLQAGVLEHHIQIAQISNFSHPEDYFSYRREKITGRHGTFVAIKSS
- a CDS encoding UvrD-helicase domain-containing protein — translated: MTLLSQLNEEQLGAVNAIEGPILVLAGAGSGKTRVVTSRIASLIEMGVPTSQILGLTFTNKAAEEMRERIRILVGRQAPLLCTFHSLGARILRESIQALGYERDFTIYDEEDIHKVLQACLAELEIKDKKMDTKIFRGMISKAKNALQKPEDIKVSYMSSPAEEYLARVYSLYQTKLKHYNAVDFDDLLFLVVRLFQEHPDKREQYQERWTFLSIDEYQDTNEAQYKILNYLVQKHGNLFVVGDPDQSIYSWRGANINNILNFEKDYPGAQIFRLQQNYRSHSNILEAANAVIAHNANRYEKQLWSDLGKGEKIKFYASDTERDEADFVADKIRQHHEQGIPYNEIVVFYRTNNQSRAFEDYFLYRQIPYVIVGGLSFYQRREIKDILSFLRMVYSGTDYISFLRSLNIPRRGIGAATLEKIRLAASKEQLSILAYCEAIAEDKVLQHPIKLAAKQKEALKQYLGIIHHLRQVAKSASLQELVRAAIDETDYLQYLAEDPESFEDRKGNLDALITKAIEWEQTAVDATLRAFLEELTLKSSLDEADTKKDRVSLMTIHNGKGLEFKVVFLVGIEEDLFPHVNSKDKLEALEEERRLFYVGMTRAKECLYLTHSQYRYMWGMARHQLPSRFMREVPREYLERIHQSPLPTFRPKDYPEEKREPSINEGADQPFDHYEVGAAIFHQEFGIGIIREVYQSSLGLTYKIFFSKDNRERSIVAKYAKLKKL